The Lentzea guizhouensis genome contains a region encoding:
- a CDS encoding potassium-transporting ATPase subunit C — translation MTNFLKQSWAGLRVLLALTVLLGVLYPLAVWGVSRVPGLHANAEATGTTLVAVAREGDRYFQPRPSAATLPASGGSNKGELNEDYTKVVDERRKAVAQREGVSEDQVPQDAVTASASGLDPHISPEYAALQVPRVARASRLSEEEVRELVATSTGGTFTTTVNVTALNRAIDAVTQDNGR, via the coding sequence ATGACCAACTTCCTCAAGCAGTCGTGGGCGGGTCTGCGGGTCCTGCTCGCGCTGACCGTGCTCCTCGGCGTGCTCTACCCGCTGGCGGTCTGGGGCGTCTCGCGCGTTCCCGGCCTGCACGCCAACGCCGAGGCCACCGGCACCACGCTGGTCGCCGTCGCGCGTGAGGGCGACCGGTACTTCCAGCCGCGGCCGTCGGCGGCGACGCTGCCCGCCTCCGGTGGCTCCAACAAGGGCGAGCTGAACGAGGACTACACGAAGGTCGTCGACGAGCGCCGCAAAGCCGTGGCGCAGCGGGAAGGCGTGTCCGAGGACCAGGTGCCGCAGGACGCGGTCACCGCGTCGGCGTCCGGCCTCGACCCGCACATCAGCCCGGAGTACGCGGCGCTGCAGGTGCCCCGTGTGGCGCGTGCGTCCCGGCTGTCCGAGGAGGAGGTCCGGGAGCTGGTGGCGACCAGCACCGGAGGCACCTTCACCACCACGGTCAACGTGACGGCGCTCAACCGCGCCATCGACGCCGTCACCCAGGACAATGGGCGTTGA
- the kdpB gene encoding potassium-transporting ATPase subunit KdpB, with protein sequence MTTKPGLAAALPEALKKLHPRHQLRSPVMFVVWVGSVLVTVFAVAEPSVFTLAVAAWLWFTVLFANLAEAVAEGRGKAQADSLRKTKQDAVARLVNGDVVPGTELKVGDLVVVEAGEVIPGDGDVVEGIATVDESAITGESAPVIRESGGDRCSVTGGTTVLSDRIVVRITTKPGESFVDRMIALVEGAERQKTPNEIALTILLSTLTIIFLLAVVALQPFAIYSGGEQSVVVLTALLVCLIPTTIGALLSAIGIAGMDRLVQRNVLATSGKAVEAAGDIDTLLLDKTGTITWGNRRATELIPVGPTSGEELVAAARLASLADDTPEGRSVLELAGGEPASDYEKTGEFVPFTAQTRVSGIDLGDRSIRKGAASAFELTDTAREIVDEISAQGGTPLVVAENGRVLGIIRLSDVVKPGMKERFAELRAMGIRTVMVTGDNPLTAKAIAEEAGVDDFLAEAKPEDKMALIRQEQEGGRLVAMTGDGTNDAPALAQADVGVAMNTGTSAAKEAGNMVDLDSDPTKLIEIVEIGKQLLITRGALTTFSVANDLAKYFAILPAMFAAIYPALDQLNIMHLATPQSAILSAVIFNAVVIVALIPLALRGVKYRPASAGALLRRNLLIYGLGGVVTPFAGIWLIDLLVRLIPGIG encoded by the coding sequence GTGACCACCAAACCCGGTCTCGCGGCCGCGCTGCCCGAGGCGTTGAAGAAGCTCCACCCGCGCCACCAGCTGCGCAGCCCGGTCATGTTCGTCGTGTGGGTGGGGTCGGTGCTGGTCACCGTGTTCGCGGTGGCCGAGCCGAGCGTGTTCACCCTCGCCGTCGCGGCGTGGCTGTGGTTCACGGTGCTGTTCGCGAACCTCGCGGAGGCCGTCGCCGAAGGACGTGGCAAGGCGCAGGCGGACTCGCTCAGGAAGACCAAGCAGGACGCCGTCGCGCGGCTCGTCAACGGCGATGTCGTGCCCGGTACCGAGCTCAAGGTCGGTGACCTGGTCGTCGTCGAGGCCGGTGAGGTGATCCCCGGTGACGGTGACGTGGTCGAGGGCATCGCGACGGTGGACGAGTCGGCGATCACCGGCGAGTCCGCGCCCGTCATCCGCGAGTCCGGCGGTGACCGCTGCTCGGTCACGGGCGGCACTACCGTGCTGTCGGACCGGATCGTCGTGCGGATCACCACCAAGCCGGGCGAGTCCTTCGTGGACCGGATGATCGCGCTCGTCGAAGGCGCGGAGCGGCAGAAGACGCCGAACGAGATCGCGCTGACGATCCTGCTGTCCACGCTGACGATCATCTTCCTGCTCGCGGTCGTGGCGCTGCAGCCGTTCGCGATCTACTCCGGCGGCGAGCAGTCGGTGGTCGTGCTGACCGCGTTGCTGGTCTGCCTGATCCCGACGACGATCGGCGCGCTGCTGTCCGCGATCGGCATCGCGGGCATGGACCGGCTGGTGCAGCGCAACGTGCTGGCCACCTCGGGCAAGGCCGTCGAGGCCGCCGGTGACATCGACACACTGCTGCTCGACAAGACCGGCACGATCACCTGGGGCAACCGGCGCGCGACGGAGCTCATCCCGGTCGGCCCGACGTCCGGAGAGGAGCTGGTGGCCGCGGCACGGCTCGCGAGCCTCGCTGACGACACCCCGGAAGGCCGCAGCGTCCTGGAACTGGCGGGCGGCGAGCCCGCGAGCGACTACGAGAAGACCGGCGAGTTCGTGCCGTTCACCGCGCAGACGAGGGTCAGCGGCATCGACCTCGGCGACCGCAGCATCCGCAAGGGGGCGGCGTCCGCGTTCGAGCTGACCGACACGGCCCGCGAGATCGTGGACGAGATCAGCGCGCAGGGCGGCACACCGCTGGTCGTCGCGGAGAACGGTCGCGTGCTCGGCATCATCCGGCTCTCCGACGTCGTGAAGCCGGGTATGAAGGAACGCTTCGCCGAGCTGCGCGCGATGGGCATCCGCACGGTCATGGTCACCGGCGACAACCCGTTGACCGCCAAGGCCATCGCCGAGGAAGCCGGTGTCGACGACTTCCTCGCCGAGGCCAAGCCCGAGGACAAGATGGCCCTGATCCGCCAGGAACAGGAGGGCGGCCGGCTGGTCGCGATGACCGGTGACGGCACCAACGACGCACCGGCGCTCGCCCAGGCCGACGTCGGGGTCGCGATGAACACCGGCACGTCGGCCGCGAAGGAGGCCGGCAACATGGTCGACCTCGACTCCGACCCGACCAAGCTCATCGAGATCGTGGAGATCGGCAAGCAGCTGCTGATCACGCGTGGTGCGCTGACGACGTTCTCCGTCGCGAACGACCTGGCGAAGTACTTCGCGATCCTGCCGGCCATGTTCGCGGCGATCTACCCGGCGCTCGACCAGCTGAACATCATGCACCTGGCCACGCCGCAGTCGGCGATCCTGTCCGCGGTGATCTTCAACGCGGTCGTGATCGTGGCGCTGATCCCGTTGGCGCTCAGGGGTGTGAAGTACCGGCCGGCCAGTGCCGGCGCGCTGTTGCGGCGCAACCTGCTGATCTACGGCCTCGGCGGTGTCGTCACGCCGTTCGCCGGGATCTGGCTGATCGACCTGCTCGTGCGACTCATCCCCGGGATCGGCTGA
- the kdpA gene encoding potassium-transporting ATPase subunit KdpA, whose translation MSPLVAGLAQVGILFAALAVVYRPLGDHMARVFQRRSHSRVESAVYRFARIDPDAEQKWSTYAYGVLGFSFVGIVFLYVIQRVQSLLPFNFDRGNVGPGMAFNTAISFVANTNWQSYVPEAVMGHTVQMIGLTVQNFVSAAVGLAVAVALVRGFTRSQTDRLGNFWVDLVRGTIRILLPISFLFAVVLIAFGVTMSLKSGVDVDGQLVANAPVASQEAIKELGTNGGGILNANSAHPFENPNEWSNLIEIFLILVVPVALTRTFGQLVGNRKQGYVLLGVMGGIWTAMLAVIWGAEANGVRPWEGKELRFGVPGSAIFADATTGTSTGAVNSLHDSYTGLGGGGTLLNMLFGEMTPGGVGTGLYSILVMAVIAMFLAGLMVGRTPEYLGKKLGRKEVTAAAVSILAMPTVLLLGAGIAAVLPSTQAALNNPGEHGLSEILYAYASASNNNGSAFGGITVTNDWFQSSLGLCMLFGRFIPIVAVLALAGSLAAQRKVPVTAGTLPTTGPLFASLLAGAIVLVAALTFVPALALGPIAEALL comes from the coding sequence ATGTCACCTCTCGTGGCCGGCCTGGCCCAGGTCGGCATCCTGTTCGCGGCCCTGGCGGTCGTGTACCGGCCCCTCGGCGACCACATGGCCCGCGTGTTCCAGCGCCGGAGCCATTCCAGGGTCGAGTCAGCGGTCTACCGGTTCGCCAGGATCGACCCGGACGCCGAGCAGAAGTGGAGCACCTACGCGTACGGCGTGCTGGGCTTCTCGTTCGTCGGCATCGTGTTCTTGTACGTCATCCAACGCGTGCAGTCCTTGCTGCCGTTCAACTTCGACCGCGGCAACGTCGGGCCCGGCATGGCGTTCAACACCGCCATCAGCTTCGTGGCCAACACGAACTGGCAGTCGTACGTGCCGGAAGCGGTCATGGGCCACACGGTCCAGATGATCGGGCTGACCGTGCAGAACTTCGTGTCCGCCGCGGTCGGGCTCGCGGTCGCCGTCGCGCTGGTCCGCGGGTTCACCCGCAGCCAGACCGACCGGCTCGGCAACTTCTGGGTCGACCTCGTCCGAGGCACGATCCGCATCCTGCTGCCGATCTCGTTCCTGTTCGCGGTCGTGCTGATCGCGTTCGGCGTCACCATGAGCCTGAAGTCCGGTGTGGACGTTGACGGCCAGCTCGTCGCCAACGCGCCCGTCGCCTCCCAAGAGGCCATCAAGGAGCTCGGCACCAACGGCGGCGGCATCCTCAACGCCAACTCGGCGCACCCGTTCGAGAACCCGAACGAGTGGTCGAACCTCATCGAGATCTTCCTGATCCTGGTGGTCCCGGTGGCGTTGACCCGCACGTTCGGCCAGCTCGTCGGCAACCGCAAGCAGGGGTACGTGCTGCTCGGCGTCATGGGCGGCATCTGGACCGCGATGCTCGCGGTGATCTGGGGCGCCGAGGCGAACGGCGTCAGGCCGTGGGAAGGCAAGGAGCTGCGGTTCGGCGTTCCCGGTAGCGCGATCTTCGCCGACGCCACCACGGGCACGTCGACCGGTGCGGTGAACTCGTTGCACGACAGCTACACCGGGCTCGGTGGCGGTGGCACGTTGCTGAACATGCTGTTCGGCGAGATGACGCCGGGCGGGGTCGGCACCGGGCTCTACAGCATCCTGGTGATGGCGGTCATCGCGATGTTCCTCGCCGGGCTGATGGTCGGCCGCACGCCCGAGTACCTGGGCAAGAAGCTCGGCAGGAAGGAGGTCACGGCCGCGGCCGTGTCGATCCTCGCGATGCCGACGGTGCTGTTGCTCGGCGCCGGGATCGCCGCGGTGCTGCCCAGCACTCAGGCCGCCCTCAACAACCCCGGCGAGCACGGCCTGTCCGAGATCCTCTACGCCTACGCGTCGGCGTCCAACAACAACGGGTCGGCGTTCGGCGGCATCACGGTCACCAACGACTGGTTCCAGTCGTCGCTGGGGCTCTGCATGCTCTTCGGCCGGTTCATCCCGATCGTCGCGGTGCTCGCGCTGGCCGGATCGCTGGCAGCACAGCGGAAGGTGCCGGTCACCGCGGGCACGCTGCCCACCACCGGGCCGCTGTTCGCGTCACTGCTCGCCGGCGCGATCGTGCTGGTCGCCGCGCTGACCTTCGTTCCCGCTCTCGCTCTCGGTCCCATCGCGGAGGCACTGCTGTGA
- the kdpF gene encoding K(+)-transporting ATPase subunit F has translation MSTGLVANAVAGVLALALIVYLFVALVRPEKF, from the coding sequence GTGAGCACGGGACTCGTCGCGAACGCCGTGGCGGGCGTGCTCGCGCTCGCCCTGATCGTCTACCTGTTCGTCGCCCTCGTCCGGCCGGAGAAGTTCTGA
- a CDS encoding winged helix DNA-binding domain-containing protein, with translation MTFTARQLNRATLDRQLLLTREPVDVLSAVERVVAIQAQEPASPYIALWNRIAGFDPADLDAAFTGGLVRKATLMRITLHAVTAADHEVFHHAMLPALRASRLADKRFKGMDITIEQADELLEHLLEFASVPRAKAEIEELLHAHAGDVGEPGVWWALRTYAGLVHAPTGGPWSFGLRPSYLAARTEPRERLQCVAELVRRYLTGFGPATVADVNQFTMLPRGTIREAVEQLELVRHGDHFDVPNRTVPDEDTPAPARLMAMWDSTLLAYADRSRIIPAEYRKVVIGNNGDTLPTLLVDGYVAGVWRPLADGSVEMTAFHALSDDQWTALSVEASAMSKFLGDREPQVYKRYARWWSGLPAHDVRVV, from the coding sequence ATGACCTTCACGGCCCGGCAGCTCAACCGCGCGACGCTCGACCGCCAGCTGCTCCTGACCAGGGAGCCGGTGGACGTGCTGAGCGCGGTTGAGCGGGTCGTGGCGATCCAGGCGCAGGAACCCGCGTCGCCCTACATCGCGCTGTGGAACCGGATCGCCGGCTTCGACCCGGCCGATCTCGACGCAGCGTTCACGGGCGGCTTGGTCCGCAAGGCGACGCTGATGCGCATCACCCTGCACGCCGTCACGGCCGCCGACCACGAGGTGTTCCACCACGCGATGCTGCCCGCGTTGCGCGCGTCGCGGTTGGCCGACAAGCGGTTCAAGGGCATGGACATCACGATCGAGCAGGCCGACGAGCTGCTGGAGCACCTGCTGGAGTTCGCGTCGGTGCCGCGGGCGAAGGCGGAGATCGAGGAACTGCTGCACGCGCACGCCGGTGACGTCGGCGAGCCGGGCGTGTGGTGGGCGCTGCGCACCTACGCCGGGCTCGTGCACGCGCCGACCGGCGGGCCGTGGTCGTTCGGGCTGCGACCGTCCTACCTGGCCGCGCGGACCGAGCCGCGGGAACGGCTGCAGTGCGTGGCCGAGCTCGTCCGCCGCTACCTCACCGGGTTCGGACCCGCGACCGTCGCCGACGTGAACCAGTTCACCATGCTGCCGCGCGGCACGATCCGCGAAGCGGTGGAGCAGCTGGAACTGGTCAGGCACGGCGACCACTTCGACGTTCCGAACCGGACGGTGCCGGACGAGGACACCCCGGCGCCCGCGCGGTTGATGGCGATGTGGGACAGCACCCTTCTCGCTTACGCCGACCGCAGCCGGATCATCCCGGCCGAGTACCGCAAGGTCGTGATCGGCAACAACGGCGACACGCTGCCCACCCTGCTCGTGGACGGGTACGTGGCGGGGGTGTGGCGCCCGTTGGCCGACGGATCCGTTGAGATGACCGCTTTTCACGCCCTGAGCGACGACCAGTGGACTGCGCTGTCCGTGGAGGCGTCGGCGATGAGCAAGTTCCTGGGTGACCGCGAACCCCAGGTCTACAAGCGTTACGCCAGGTGGTGGAGCGGCCTTCCGGCTCATGACGTTCGTGTTGTCTGA
- a CDS encoding MMPL family transporter produces the protein MRVLAGVLLVVWLAVGGFTGPYAGKLSEVAENDNSAFLPNSAESTQVAELQKKFQQTNAIPAIVVVERQGGLTEEDTAFLAERGKGFQASPVIPAPNDKDAAQLVVLLDPAKEVKDSVQELRDGMRGAPPGLTVLVTGPAAQVADLVEAFGGIDGLLLIVAAAVVALILLVVYRSPLLPIVVLVSAVFALGLSSFVVYLLAKNDVLALNGQSQGILSILVFGAATDYALLLVSRFREELRDEQSKFVAIRTAWRGTVEPIAASAGTVILGVLCLLFSDLDSNKGLGPVAAIGIGAALLTALTFLPAVLALLGRAAFWPFAPKFGSPHPETSGVWGRTANLVRRKPRAIWIVTALVLLAGAAFLPQLKAAGTAQSDVFLTEVESVAGQEVLSRHFPGGTGSPTVIVANEAKTADVVAKSTVDGVANVRPTGTADGLVRIEATLEDAPDSDAAVATVERIRAAVHGVQGADAKVGGQTATLLDTRTTSEHDRLLIIPIVLVVIFLVLALLLRSILAPLLLIATVVLSFAATMGVSALVFNHVFDFPGADPVVPLFGFVFLVALGIDYNIFLMTRVREETQKLGTVDGTIRGLSLTGGVITSAGVVLAATFAALAVLPILFLTQIAFIVAFGVLLDTLLVRSLLVPALSVDIGGRIWWPSKLR, from the coding sequence ATGAGGGTCCTCGCCGGGGTGTTGCTCGTCGTGTGGCTGGCGGTGGGTGGGTTCACCGGGCCGTACGCGGGCAAGCTGTCGGAGGTCGCGGAGAACGACAACAGCGCGTTCCTGCCGAACTCGGCGGAGTCCACCCAGGTCGCCGAGCTGCAGAAGAAGTTCCAACAGACCAACGCGATCCCCGCGATCGTCGTGGTCGAGCGGCAGGGCGGGCTGACCGAGGAGGACACCGCGTTCCTCGCCGAGCGCGGCAAGGGGTTCCAGGCCTCGCCGGTCATCCCCGCGCCGAACGACAAGGACGCCGCCCAGCTCGTCGTGCTGCTCGACCCCGCCAAAGAGGTCAAGGACTCCGTCCAGGAGCTGCGGGACGGCATGCGTGGTGCGCCGCCGGGCCTCACGGTGCTGGTCACCGGGCCCGCCGCGCAGGTCGCGGACCTCGTCGAGGCGTTCGGCGGGATCGACGGGTTGCTGCTCATCGTGGCGGCCGCGGTGGTCGCGTTGATCCTGCTGGTCGTCTACCGCAGTCCGTTGCTGCCGATCGTGGTGCTGGTGTCGGCGGTGTTCGCGCTCGGGTTGTCCAGCTTCGTCGTGTACCTGCTGGCGAAGAACGACGTGCTGGCGTTGAACGGTCAAAGCCAGGGCATCCTGTCGATCCTCGTCTTCGGCGCGGCGACGGACTACGCGCTGTTGCTCGTGTCGAGGTTCCGCGAGGAACTGCGCGACGAGCAGAGCAAGTTCGTCGCGATCCGCACGGCCTGGCGCGGCACCGTCGAACCCATCGCGGCCTCGGCCGGCACGGTGATCCTCGGCGTGCTCTGCTTGCTGTTCAGCGACCTCGACTCCAACAAGGGGCTGGGGCCGGTCGCGGCCATCGGCATCGGTGCGGCGCTGCTGACGGCGCTGACGTTCCTGCCGGCCGTGCTCGCGCTCCTCGGGCGCGCGGCGTTCTGGCCGTTCGCGCCGAAGTTCGGCTCGCCGCACCCGGAGACCAGCGGGGTGTGGGGCCGCACCGCGAACCTGGTGCGCCGCAAGCCGCGCGCGATCTGGATCGTCACCGCGCTGGTGCTGCTGGCGGGGGCGGCGTTCCTGCCGCAGCTCAAGGCGGCCGGCACCGCGCAGTCCGACGTGTTCCTCACCGAGGTCGAGTCGGTCGCGGGTCAGGAGGTGCTGTCACGGCACTTCCCCGGTGGCACCGGATCGCCGACCGTCATCGTCGCCAACGAGGCCAAGACCGCCGACGTCGTTGCCAAGTCCACTGTGGACGGGGTGGCGAACGTCCGGCCGACCGGCACCGCGGACGGGCTGGTGCGGATCGAGGCGACGCTCGAGGACGCGCCGGACTCCGACGCGGCGGTCGCGACGGTCGAACGCATCCGTGCGGCGGTGCACGGCGTCCAGGGCGCGGACGCGAAGGTCGGCGGGCAGACGGCGACGTTGCTCGACACCAGGACGACGTCGGAGCACGACCGGTTGCTGATCATCCCGATCGTGCTCGTGGTGATCTTCCTGGTGCTCGCGTTGCTGCTGCGCTCGATCCTGGCGCCGTTGCTGCTGATCGCGACGGTCGTGCTGTCGTTCGCGGCCACCATGGGTGTCTCGGCGCTGGTGTTCAACCACGTCTTCGACTTCCCCGGCGCGGACCCGGTGGTACCGCTGTTCGGGTTCGTGTTCCTGGTGGCGCTGGGCATCGACTACAACATCTTCCTGATGACCCGTGTGCGTGAGGAGACGCAGAAGCTCGGCACGGTCGACGGCACCATCAGGGGGCTCAGCCTGACCGGTGGCGTGATCACGTCGGCGGGTGTGGTGCTGGCGGCGACGTTCGCGGCGCTCGCGGTGCTGCCGATCCTGTTCCTCACCCAGATCGCGTTCATCGTCGCGTTCGGTGTCCTGCTCGACACGCTGCTGGTGCGGTCGCTGCTGGTGCCGGCGCTGTCGGTGGACATCGGTGGCCGGATCTGGTGGCCCTCGAAGCTGCGGTAG
- a CDS encoding MarR family winged helix-turn-helix transcriptional regulator, with protein MSDATDYELSMLVRALVMESNRFLEIFSAAHELHSTDMTALNLIMTARSPMTPGTLARALNLSASATTSVLDRLERAGHVSRDRSPDDRRRVELRVHAAAEALASTFFQPLAREYAAAWDSMSAEERRVVARFLTSTTSATARVRTEVLKPG; from the coding sequence GTGAGCGATGCAACCGACTACGAGCTCAGCATGCTGGTGCGGGCCCTCGTGATGGAGTCGAACCGCTTCCTGGAGATCTTCAGCGCGGCCCACGAACTGCACTCCACCGACATGACAGCCCTGAACCTGATCATGACCGCCCGCTCCCCCATGACCCCGGGCACACTCGCTCGCGCCCTCAACCTGAGCGCCTCCGCCACCACCTCGGTGCTCGACCGCCTGGAGCGCGCCGGCCACGTCAGCCGCGACCGCAGCCCCGACGACCGCCGCCGCGTCGAGCTCCGCGTGCACGCCGCCGCCGAGGCGCTGGCCTCGACGTTCTTCCAGCCGCTGGCCCGCGAGTACGCCGCCGCGTGGGACTCGATGAGCGCCGAGGAACGCCGGGTCGTGGCCCGGTTCCTCACCTCGACGACGTCGGCGACGGCACGGGTCCGCACGGAGGTCCTCAAGCCTGGCTAG
- a CDS encoding maleylpyruvate isomerase family mycothiol-dependent enzyme, with product MDIREVVAAERRDQAELLSNLTQQQWEAPSLCAGWRVKEVIAHTTLPYRSSTGRILREMLKARGNFNRASDRMARKDAEQLSTHDLLDSLKANIHHPWTPPGGGPVGALSHDVIHGLDVTVALNLDRKVPLERLRLVFDAMRPGHLKYFGVDLEGKRLEATDMDWTLGEGTPIRDEAQNLLLLVCGRDLH from the coding sequence ATGGACATCAGGGAAGTGGTGGCCGCCGAACGGCGTGACCAGGCAGAACTGCTCAGCAACCTCACGCAGCAGCAGTGGGAGGCGCCGTCGCTGTGCGCGGGCTGGCGCGTCAAGGAGGTCATCGCGCACACGACGTTGCCGTACCGCAGCTCGACCGGCCGCATCCTGCGCGAAATGCTCAAAGCGCGCGGCAACTTCAACCGCGCTTCCGACCGCATGGCCCGAAAAGACGCGGAACAGTTGTCGACGCACGACCTTCTGGACAGCCTCAAGGCGAACATCCACCACCCGTGGACGCCGCCCGGTGGCGGGCCGGTCGGCGCGCTCTCGCACGACGTCATCCACGGCCTCGACGTCACGGTCGCGCTCAACCTCGACCGGAAGGTCCCGCTGGAGAGGCTGCGACTCGTGTTCGACGCCATGAGGCCTGGCCACCTCAAGTACTTCGGTGTCGACCTCGAGGGCAAGCGGCTCGAAGCCACCGACATGGACTGGACGTTGGGCGAGGGCACGCCGATCAGGGACGAGGCCCAGAACCTGTTGCTCCTCGTCTGCGGACGCGACCTGCACTAG
- a CDS encoding sigma-70 family RNA polymerase sigma factor, giving the protein MIETLEPFRVELTGYCYRMLGSGFEAEDATQETLVRAWKAYDSFDSSRASLRTWLYRIATNICIDMQRSAQRRALAVDLGPAGGELGAPLHEQVFVQPVPDHKVLPEDQAIRKETIRLAFVAALQHLPPRQRAVLILRDVLAWQAAEVASLLDITVASANSALQRARATLRDTDPGEPLRPEDPTQKALLRRYCEAFERHDMRALVALLHEDATMSMPPFSWWIRGREAMSAVLLTPGSSCGGAWLEPVSANGSPAYWQMRPGMDRPFGLVFLDVRDGLVTGACTYLNADELLPLFGAPMSSGPSSRMPVDD; this is encoded by the coding sequence GTGATCGAGACGCTGGAGCCGTTCCGGGTCGAGCTGACCGGCTACTGCTACCGCATGCTCGGCTCCGGTTTCGAGGCCGAGGACGCCACGCAGGAGACGCTCGTGCGCGCGTGGAAGGCGTACGACAGCTTCGACTCCTCGCGCGCGTCGCTGCGCACCTGGCTGTACCGGATCGCGACGAACATCTGCATCGACATGCAGCGATCTGCGCAACGGCGTGCGTTGGCCGTGGACCTGGGACCGGCCGGTGGTGAGCTCGGTGCGCCGCTGCACGAGCAGGTGTTCGTGCAACCGGTGCCGGACCACAAGGTGCTGCCCGAGGACCAGGCGATCCGCAAGGAGACGATCCGGCTGGCCTTCGTGGCGGCGTTGCAGCACCTTCCGCCCCGGCAGCGCGCGGTGCTGATCCTGCGCGACGTGCTGGCGTGGCAGGCGGCCGAGGTGGCCTCGTTGCTGGACATCACGGTGGCGTCGGCCAACAGCGCGTTGCAACGGGCGCGGGCGACGTTGCGCGACACCGACCCCGGCGAACCTCTGCGCCCGGAAGACCCGACGCAGAAAGCACTCCTCCGCCGCTACTGCGAGGCGTTCGAACGGCACGACATGCGCGCGTTGGTGGCGTTGCTGCACGAAGACGCCACGATGTCGATGCCGCCGTTCAGCTGGTGGATCCGCGGCCGGGAGGCGATGTCCGCGGTGCTGCTGACCCCCGGTTCGTCGTGCGGGGGTGCGTGGCTGGAGCCGGTCAGCGCCAACGGTTCGCCGGCGTACTGGCAGATGCGGCCCGGCATGGACCGTCCGTTCGGGCTGGTGTTCCTCGACGTGCGCGATGGGCTGGTCACGGGGGCGTGCACCTACCTCAACGCCGACGAGTTGCTGCCGTTGTTCGGTGCACCGATGAGTTCCGGCCCGTCGTCCCGTATGCCGGTGGACGACTGA
- a CDS encoding VOC family protein, producing MAIKPIIRTPSLKPMQAFYEQVLGATEVFRYPARGKVFFKTLQIGDAQLDLVSVDADLDAAPRVVLSLDVPDVDALLPVVEAAGGRVQGPSNDMPWGQRVAHVFDPDGNPVNLTQEL from the coding sequence ATGGCGATCAAGCCCATCATCCGGACCCCGAGCCTCAAGCCGATGCAGGCGTTCTACGAGCAGGTCCTCGGCGCGACCGAGGTGTTCCGGTACCCGGCGCGCGGCAAGGTGTTCTTCAAGACCTTGCAGATCGGCGACGCCCAGCTCGACCTGGTCTCCGTGGACGCCGACCTGGACGCGGCCCCGCGGGTGGTCCTGAGCCTGGACGTCCCGGACGTCGACGCGCTGCTGCCCGTGGTCGAGGCCGCCGGCGGACGGGTGCAGGGCCCGTCGAACGACATGCCCTGGGGCCAGCGGGTGGCGCACGTGTTCGATCCGGACGGAAATCCCGTGAACCTCACCCAGGAGCTCTGA
- a CDS encoding GNAT family N-acetyltransferase — translation MPVIRIMPSDQVPWNDVEAIFDGSEPSKCHCQRYKVKGWMWRDSTSAERYAAHCEQSARGSGLVAYVDDRPAGWVAVELRRDHPKLLDMPIPWKGRSEDKDDDGVWAVTCFVVRKGFRRQGLTYELAAATVDHARSHGARAVEAYPMITAPGQNVTWGELHVGARQVFEEAGFVQVTHPTKRRLVMRVDF, via the coding sequence ATGCCCGTGATCCGCATCATGCCCTCCGACCAGGTGCCGTGGAACGACGTCGAGGCGATCTTCGACGGCTCCGAGCCGAGCAAGTGCCACTGCCAGCGGTACAAGGTCAAGGGCTGGATGTGGCGCGACTCGACCTCGGCCGAGCGCTACGCGGCACACTGCGAGCAGTCCGCGCGGGGCAGCGGGTTGGTGGCCTACGTGGACGACCGACCAGCCGGCTGGGTCGCCGTCGAACTCCGGCGCGACCACCCGAAACTGCTGGACATGCCCATCCCGTGGAAGGGCCGCTCCGAGGACAAGGACGACGACGGCGTGTGGGCGGTGACCTGTTTCGTGGTCCGCAAGGGCTTCCGCCGCCAAGGCCTCACCTATGAGCTCGCCGCCGCGACCGTCGACCACGCCCGCTCCCACGGCGCCCGCGCCGTCGAGGCCTACCCGATGATCACCGCACCCGGCCAGAACGTCACCTGGGGCGAACTGCACGTCGGCGCGCGCCAGGTGTTCGAGGAGGCCGGGTTCGTGCAGGTCACCCACCCGACCAAACGCCGACTGGTGATGCGAGTGGACTTCTGA